TTTTATTAACATTGAACTTATATGCTTTAATTACATTTTGGCAAACAAATTCCACTAAATTGTCATCAGTCATATAAGGACCTATCAATAAGATATTATTGGAATCAAGAATACTTTTAGTTGAAAATCTGAAATTATCATGGGATACACGATAAAATATATATTGTGATGATATTTTATCTTTATTTTCCAATAAGTCATTAATATTTATTATTGTATCATCTACTATAGTAATATCTTCATTTACCACATCTAGTGATATGTCCATATGTATTTCTTCAAAATAAGTGACTTTATTCAATTTTCTCCTAAGATTTTTATTATCTGATATTAAATGCACTTTATATTTATTAGTAGCCATTAGTTGCCTCCTATTAATGTAATATTGGACTGTATTCCTATTGATACATAATAATAAATATTTTTTTGTTGTCTATTGATTCTCTTAAAAGATTGACTGTATCCACATCTGTGACAATTTCGATTTCATTAATTACATTAGAGCCATTATATCTGTCTTCTTCACTTAAAGTAATGACTTCATTATTAGAACCATCTTTTACATATGCCACTACAGCACTAGTTATAGGTTCATTATTTGATACCTCTTTGTTATTTAGTATTATTTGTCCTTCAGTAGTATCATGTTGTATAGTTCCTGTATCAACTTCATAAAAGTATATTACATCTCCTCTTCTTAATGTATTAGGAAAAGCTTTTAACCATTCTAAAGGGATTCTAAATATATATTGGTCTTCATCAAGTACCAGCTCTGAATTTTCAAAGTATTCTTTAACCAGTTGCACCCCACCAGGAATATAATTTTTAGCTGCTTTTCCGACTATTGATAAATCATCATCTATTGCATTATCTATCAATGTCGTCTGCTCTACTTTTTTATATTCCACCATTTCACTTGTTATAACTTCATTCTTGTCTACATCTTTATTCAATACCACTATATCTTTGTATAAAAAATTCTGTCTACCATATACTTCCCAATAAAAAATTGTACCTATAGCAATTACAATTAACATAACTCCCATTAATCCTTTAACAAAATTCTTCATAGTATCCTCCTATGCGGGTTACTCATAGTCCTATTTCCATGCTAAATCAATTCTCTTATATCATAGAATTATGTCATCTGAATAACCTTTTCCTGCATTTTTTTAAATATTTTTTGGGAAGTAATTCTTTATAGATTGATTTAAATTTTTCATCAAATATGTTTCTTAATTTCTTATCCTTATAAGGGAATTTTTTCTTATATGCACATCTGTAAATAATATCACTAGGTAACTTTGGTATTGTTATATCAGGTTTTATTCCTAGATAGTTGTTCAGCGTTTTCATATTGATACCAATATTGTAGTTGTTCAGTATATATCTAACTTTACTATTTTCCTTGTCATACTCTTTAATCTCTTCTATTAAGTGATAATTACTTATCAAATCAGGCGGATACCCATCATACAGAACATATATCAAATCAAATTCATCTAATATATTTTTTACATTAGCATAATTAAAACCTATATCTACAATAGAAATTAATGAGTCTTTTGCAGAATATATCAACTTATTGGTTTTGTTATTATCCCAATTCTGAATTTTTTCTCTAGTAGGATCTCTAACCAAATACAAAATGTTATTAATATTAGTAATATTATCTCTTTTAACGCTCTTATCATTACTAATTTTATTTAATATCGGATAATAATCAATCTCGCTATAATTGGATATGCCAACTAAATCATAGATATACGGCTCATCATATGGTAACTCTAATAACGAAACCAACACATCATGTTCTGCTAATGCAGATGCTAGATTAGTAGCAAAAAAAGTCGAACCCGCTCTTTTAGTTAAAGACATAACCCCAACAGTACTTTGTTTCATTACTGAATAAACTGTATTTGCCTGTATCTTTCTATTATCATTAATCTGCGTTAGTTCTTCTTTAATTTCTTTTACTGATTGATATCTTTCATTGGGATGTATTTTAATACAATTCTCGATTATTTTTTGCAACGAATCTGAATAACTACCATATTCATTTATATATAGTTCTTTTTTAGTTGATGTTATATTATTACCTGATATTAAATAATATAAAGTTACCCCAAAACTATATATATCCGTTCTGATGTCACTCTGACCTAGACCATATTGTTCTGGAGCAGCAAAGCCTCTAGTACCTAATAAAACCGTATCTGTATCAGAATTATATTTATATTCTCTTGCTATTCCAAAATCAACAAACTTGATTTTATTTCCATCAGTAAGCATTATATTACCGGGTTTCAGATCTCTAAATATAATTGGATAAGGTTTCCTTGTATGTAGATATTCCAATACATCACAGATTTGCATAGCGATATCAACTATCGTCTTCTCACCAATATTTTTATTTTGTTTCCTGTATTCTTCTAGATTGACACCTTGAACATATTCTTCAATGATATAAAGGTAGTCTGCATCTTCTTCTATATCTACTATTTGTGGGATTAAAGGATGATTAAGATCTTTTAGTATGCTTGGTTCTGCTAATAAATTAATAGATGTACATCTTTTACTGACTCTTTTGATAGCCCATCTATTACCAAGTTTTATATTTTCTCCAAGGAAAACATCACTCATACCGCCTTTACCAATTTCTCTTATTACACGGTATTTTCCGAAATAAGTATTTCCTATCATATAATCTCTCCTACTTTGCTTAAGTTAATTGATTATAGACAAAAAATATAATAGATTTGATTTATAAATATTATACCTAAATAAAATACTCCCCCCTATTGTATTTTATTTATTATATTAGTTCCATTAATTATACTATTATTCTTATTAACCATACTAATAGTTTAATTGTATTTCTTTGTATTCTTATGTAACATATTGATATTATATCTTATATTATGTGGTTTTGCAACATATTTTTACAGTATTATCCAAAATGCTGTATTTTTAGTCTTTTTTATACTCTATACTGCATATTAAATTATAATAAAAATACTATTATATAAAATTGAGAATATTATAATTGAAAATATTAAGTACTTATATTAAAATATAACATGGATTATGTCTAATAATGTTAGATATGATAAATAATTGTAAGTTTATTTTATAATGGACAATAATGGCAATAAAAACCATCAAAATATAGCCAGAAAAATTTAAAGAAGGTGAAAAATTGGAATTGACACTATTAAAACAAGAATCTAAACTATCTGATTTAGTAGGAAATATAATTAATTCACCAATGATTGATTATAGAATAACAGTTAAAGATAAAGGGATAAAACCATTACCAGACTTATATTTTACTAATCCTATCGCAAA
The sequence above is a segment of the Vallitalea longa genome. Coding sequences within it:
- a CDS encoding SAF domain-containing protein, encoding MKNFVKGLMGVMLIVIAIGTIFYWEVYGRQNFLYKDIVVLNKDVDKNEVITSEMVEYKKVEQTTLIDNAIDDDLSIVGKAAKNYIPGGVQLVKEYFENSELVLDEDQYIFRIPLEWLKAFPNTLRRGDVIYFYEVDTGTIQHDTTEGQIILNNKEVSNNEPITSAVVAYVKDGSNNEVITLSEEDRYNGSNVINEIEIVTDVDTVNLLRESIDNKKIFIIMYQ
- a CDS encoding serine/threonine-protein kinase — translated: MIGNTYFGKYRVIREIGKGGMSDVFLGENIKLGNRWAIKRVSKRCTSINLLAEPSILKDLNHPLIPQIVDIEEDADYLYIIEEYVQGVNLEEYRKQNKNIGEKTIVDIAMQICDVLEYLHTRKPYPIIFRDLKPGNIMLTDGNKIKFVDFGIAREYKYNSDTDTVLLGTRGFAAPEQYGLGQSDIRTDIYSFGVTLYYLISGNNITSTKKELYINEYGSYSDSLQKIIENCIKIHPNERYQSVKEIKEELTQINDNRKIQANTVYSVMKQSTVGVMSLTKRAGSTFFATNLASALAEHDVLVSLLELPYDEPYIYDLVGISNYSEIDYYPILNKISNDKSVKRDNITNINNILYLVRDPTREKIQNWDNNKTNKLIYSAKDSLISIVDIGFNYANVKNILDEFDLIYVLYDGYPPDLISNYHLIEEIKEYDKENSKVRYILNNYNIGINMKTLNNYLGIKPDITIPKLPSDIIYRCAYKKKFPYKDKKLRNIFDEKFKSIYKELLPKKYLKKCRKRLFR